The genomic region AAGCTGGACTGCTTTTCCGAATAACCCTTTCTCGACAGACGAGAGGGCGTTGTCGACTGTTGTTTGAAGCAAGGCGATAATAacgccctcctcctcgggGTGCGTTTCAATAACGGACCTGTAGAGAGCGATAGATTCGTCGTACTCGCCCAGTTCACGCTTGATGTTAGCAAGCATATACTTGGTAAACCAGGTGTCTCCGGAAATATCTGCTTCGGTTTCTTCCTCTAGCCTTTGTGCATTCAGAATAGCCTTAGTGGCAGCAATGTGCCGACCGGAACTGTGGTAGCTTTCCCCAAGACCGACCCAGCAATGGTAATCTTCAGGGCTAATACGGAGCGCTGCTTGGAAAGACACAATAGCCTTATGGAAGTCTTGCTTATTTAGCTCAGCCACGCCGAGCGCAGCAAATGGCCAGCTAATGCCCTTCCTCTTAGATCCTGGTGGCGGCTTCACCTTGCCAGAGTCAACAACTCGGCGGGCGACGAGCTCGACTCTATCCCAGTCTCCGTCGTCCGCAAAAGATCGTGCAAGTCTTTCGGCGGCAACCACTTCCGCATAAGACAGTTCCAGTGCTTTCTGGAAGCAACGTCGTGATCTGCCTTTATCCTTCGCATAGTCTGCATAGTATGTTCCTAGGTACGTGTATGTGGGTGCGTAATTAAGGTTGTTGTTCAGGGCACTAAGCCAGTATGCATATGCGCACTCTCCTTTTCGTTGTTTTCGTGCAGCCTTACTAGTGTCGATGTTCCAGAGGCAAACTCCCAGGCGGTGCTGCGTCTCACCCAGCAACTCCTTTGATGCAGTACCTTGCTTTTCCAGCGGCTCAAGACATTCGTGCAATTCATCCTTGGCGGTTTTCCAATCTCCCTTGAGTGCTTTGACCCAGGCGGCCTCGGACTTTACCCTGATGTTTGTTTGGTCACGTTCCAGAGCCCGAGTAAGATATTCAATAGCTTCATCAtactcctcctcttcctcgtaaATCAGTCCAACGCCGATCAAGGCGGAGGTGGAAGTGTTGTCCCGCTCGAGAACTTTGTCAAACAGCTCCTTCGCCTCTTTGTGATGTCTGGGAGACTGGTAGTAGACTAGTGCTGTTCCGAGCGAAAGGTAGTAAGAGTCCTCGGCGTTTGCGAATGAAAGGCCTGTCTTCTTACGCTCCTGTGTTAATAGAGCCGAACCCTTGCGCATAAGCTCAACAGTACTCTCATACTctccaaggtgaagaagatatTGACCAGTGAGTCGGTACGCGAGAACAGAATCAGCAGTGATAATGCCTTCGGTTATCATGATGAGTCGATCCTCGTCAGTCAAAGGAACCACAAGGGTGGGAACTCcaccgtcgtcgtcgtcagaaCTTTCGTCTGACTCACTTTGGGCTGCCTTGGCCTTTTCTTGTGGCTTCTCTGGTGGGAATGGTGAGATTGGGCTTGTCAGGTAACTTGTGATAACTTTGTAAAGATCACTGTCGGGAAAGAATGAACAGTACGCTCGAAGGACATCCACGTCCCATTCTCgaatctccttcttgtcctgcCACTCTATAGAAATATCCCAAGCAAGCTTGTATGGATATCTTATGGCAACCATGCCGTTGGCAAGATCGAGCACTTTCTGACGTTCGGCGTCCTTTTCAGCGCCCGTTGGAGCGACCAGGAGACGATCATAACAGAGCTGGAGAAGTTTTTCTTCATACTGCCGTCTCAAATCATCGTCATTTGTCCAGTTGATTAGTTGCCGATAAATATGCTCAAGTTTACTCTGGCTGTAAACTTCCCGCTTGGCGTCAAGGGTGACCTCGGTGAGTTTAGCGCCCAGTTTGGTTCGTCGCTCTCCGATGAGAGTATTTATCCGGTgtttctcagccttctctAAAATGTGCGCTACCGTCTCATATGTCTTGGCTGGGTGTGGGAACCGGCCCTCGAGGATGGGGTATAGAGGGCTTTCGGGGAGTTGGATCGAAAGTGCTTCAGCATATTGGGTCTCATCGCCTTGGACTCTTGCAAAGTCGACAAATTTGTCGACAACATCTTGACACTTGTACATATCATCGGCATCTCGATAAATCTGTGCCAGATTAACGACTGCCTGGTGGTAATCTGccagcttcttgttgctttGCTTCTCAAATAGCTTGATCAAGCCCTGCCATGCTTGTGCTTCCTGGGGACGAAGCCACGTTGCAGATCGATAAGTCTCTTGAGCTAGGTCAAGCCTGTCCTTTTTATCCAAGGCAAAGGCTAGGAAAATGTGTCTGGAATGATTGTCAGCTTGAGCCGCTCATGGCGGGGTACTGCAGCTCTCTGTTGCACATATTTGGTATTCTCACGCTTGGTAGTTCTTGGGATCCTTTTCCAGAAGTTCCTTTGCCTTGCTCACCGCATCTTCAAACTTTTGCTGGCGAATAGCATCGTTAATGGCCTTGAGGGTTGCTTTTGTCCCTGACATGATGGCTAGATTTCTGTTGTGTTGGAGGACACCCCCACCAAGCTCGTGGAAGTTCCCTTTGCTCTCTTGATGCTTTAAGCTGAGATTTGTGGTGGGCCTTTAGATGTCTCAGCCAACGAAATAGTTCAGTCGAGTGAAGTCAACAAGTCCAAAAGACAACGCTCCAAAGTACATTGAATGAATGGATCATACATAATAGCCAGGCTATTGCAGGTGGAACTGCTCTGTGGATGAATTATGTCATTCGAAGCTCACTGATAGCCGAAGATGTCCCGCCTAGGTACATGTGTCTTGGGTCCCTCGCAAACTAGCACTATCTGTAGAGTGAGTGAGTACCTTAGACATACTAGTAAGGTATATtgccttatatatctagtcAAGCTTTCATCCATGTATAGGGTTTGATAGAAATGTTAGGTGGAAGTTTGAAGAGTTgcatttattattaaacctgAATTGGTTACAGATATAGGGTAGCATGGGCTAAGGTAAAGTTCACAAATAAGGATACTCCCCCATCAAATTTCCGTCAATAATGCGATATAGCTCTGCGAGGGCAGTAGCAGGACAGTCATCTCCGCCTCTATATGGCCTATCGTCCTCATCGACTACCCCTGGATAGGGCTCCGCAGGATAGTCCCATTTTGGATCGATCATCCTCACGAGGACATTGGCAAAACGAGGCTCATCCAATTCGATGTCGAGGCCGAAAGAAAAGTTGGCCAATCTGCTGATTGCTTTTTCGTCAAGAAGGATGCATGCTGAGAACCTGCTTGTACCAATTCCTCTGAACATGAGGTCATCTTCAAGTACCCCGAGACTTCTGAAATGAGCACGGAATTCCTCCCTCACTCGATCTTCTGATGCGTTCTCTAGAGCCTCTTTGTCTTCAATGACTTCAAGCTTGAATCTTTTAGTTGCTTCCTCACTATAGAGAGAAGGTGACATTAGCCTCAGGCTTCTGAGTGTGGCCTGGACCAGGTTCTCCATGGCTTGGTTGATGTTTTTGCGCGCCAGACTGGAATAAGATGTGACGAAGACGAAATAACCCCACGTTGGGTCCGTGGCTGCCTGTCCGAGTGGTCCTCGTGTCTTATTTTGATGTGCCTCTACGGCGGAGAGAAGCTTGCGCACATCGTCAGACCTCTTTCGGTAGCCGAACCAGTCTTCATTGTCACGGACCCATCGATTGAAGGGTCTCTCCCTTTCAAACACTTGACTATCGAATTCAGGTTCATGACTATAGTCTGAGGGCCGGATATCCAGGTCGACATCACTGAGATCCCGGGCTGTTTTCTGAATGGCTGGATCAGCACCAGGACCGAATGAGCGGATTTTAAAAGAGCGCTTGTGAGGGACAGGGCGGATTTCGAGGGAAGGATCTCGTGGCGGAAAATCCGTTATAGGAAAAGAAGAGCTCATATTGTGCAGGAATGCAGGAAATGGAGGAAGTGATAGTTGAGTGTGAGTAAGTGAGTGTGGGTAATGGGAGGAAAGGCAACAATTATTGTGGATAAACAAGAGAGTGTAATGTCGATTGGGTAGTATAAATACTGATCTCAGCAATGTCATCCACAATCCTGATTTCATTACTAGTTTGCCGAATCAGATCGTATATGACATGGCGTTTGCATAATCATCAACGGATAGCAACATGGCTCGTTACCTTAgtagtacctacctaggcagAAGCCCAGGCAGTAGGTAAGTGCTTTATGGTAAACCAATGAGAAGCCAGCGTAAAACATACAGCCAACAAACTTACACAGATCCTTGGACAAAAAGTCAGGTGCATAAATAGAAACTTCGCTTCCAAACTTTAGGCTGTAGGTTATTTTGAGATACTCACTATTGATTCAACAGGCATGTCATGTTAAGCCactctaggggaggaaagaaaactcggcACCTTGATCCTCAATGACAAAAGGACCTAGATACCGCAGTAAAATTTGAGAATACATTCTGCTAATGATTTTGACatcctatatcaaggtctggtattttcttgctccctaaGACCACTGTAGTATAAGTAACGCGAAAGAGTGAGTACATCAGCTCACACCATCTTCATGCTGAACTTCATAAGACTGCGGCAACTGTAATTTGATACTGAGTTACGCCGTCATAGAACGTCAAAGACTATCCTCACCAGTCATTATTTTTCGGTTTGCTTGTCACCCTCTTCATATCATTCACTGGGTACACAGTCAGTCCAGGTGTTATACCAAAGTTTTGCAAAACAGTCTAACTACTCATATTGAGCCTTCATTAAACAATCTAAAAGCCAGTTGCGAGATATATAAATCTGATATTTAGTGAGTGTTGAACCAAAGTAAGGTTTATCAAGCTTTCATCTGAATCACGAGCTGCCCTACACGTGCGCACATAAACTTCTCTCGACGTCGTTTCGAACAGGTGTTTCTGTAATCTGGCTGCCTACACTCTCTACCACGGCCTAGTCGATCCGCCTACATGGTCCCATTACACGAGGATATCTTCGCGTCTTGTGACCATGATCCCGAACCCGAGTCCGGGCCTTTCGAAGAAACTTTTGATTTTTTCTGCACACCAGTAGTAAGACAGTGTACTCAATGCCAGAAACTCGGTAGGCGCTGTTTCCGGTGCCGTTTGAAGCTAGCATCAGGGGAAGAGACTAAGGAATCTACCAAGTCAGCACTTGAACTCGTTGTTACTTCTCAAGGTGCTCAAGGTGCTCAAAGAAACAACGAATCTGATGATAATATCCTGGAGCCAATTCCAAACCCTACCAATGCCAAAATGAAACGATACGGCCATAAAAAGTTGCACAGAATGGAGAAATTCCGAGCGCCATCCCATGGTCCAGTTTCAAGTCTCAACTACGAGATTGCTCATAGACTACCCCCAAGAATAGAACCGAGAGCTTTCATACTTATTCCCACGAGACATACTTTTACGATGGTGCAATAACGAGCAACACTCAACACTACGAAAGCAGTGTTTCATCCCGCGGTGCCAACATCCAGTCTAGGGCGAACGATGTCTACCCCAAACTAACTTGTTACTTACATAACTATCGTTCTTCTCAGATGAAGGAACTAGCTCCTGGACCTCCATGCTATCATCGATCGGGCGCAGAGATTGAGGTAGTCAAGATAGACAGAAACTGGCACCTCGTTTCGACAAAGTGTCACGTTAAGAAACACGACAACGGCGGCATTACGCACAATCATGAACACCGACATTGGGCAGAGCCCTTCGGGGAACCCACTCATTGCAATAGTTATAGGTCcctcgaggaggagaaggccaacaTTCCTGGGTTATTTTTGCTCCAGCATATATGATTTTGGGAGATCAGCTGTACATTGGGTGCAAGACAGGATCACTGATGTGAAGCATTCGGATGAAATCGACTAGCGGAGCTATCTATACCATCACCCAGAACTTCTTGTTGTGCCACTGAAGAGGTGAACTGAGACACTGGCATGCCCATAAGGAGAATGGCTTGCATGTGAATACCACCAACATGCAAccgccaagatcgacaacCGAGTCGCCACAGGGCCCGCACACACCTTATCTTGGTATACGAAAATGGAAGTTCCACTTCCATGGGGTTTTCGCACTCCAGGCTGGTTTTCGGAAAAGAAGTCATATTGTTGGTTGGGGACGGATATTTCGGAAAGGAGGCACTTAGCATAAATGGCTCGTATGTCATGGCGGGCATAACCGATTTGGAGTAAATTGGGGGCCAGCCGTGTCATCGGACGTGTATATATACCCAAATTTTCCCTGATTCGGGTGGTTTGTCTCTTCAACATTCCTATATCATGAGAAAGCAGAGCCGATATTCTTTGATCCATAGTCAACATATTTTGACCGACACTTTCGCCGCGAGCCTCGATATCTATTCGAAAGGAACATCACAACGGGGATTTCTGAAACAGCACCATCAGGCCAATTCACGAAATCATCCAGTGCGACAGCAGAACAGTCAAGATTCAGTTTTGTTCATTCTTCCATTCTATCTTTGTTATCACTCAGGCTGCCGACTTATTTCCACCGGCCAGTCCAGCCAACCTATCAAGTCCGTATTTAACAAGCCTCTTATCGTTTCGAGCAGATGCGTGGCCCACCCTTCCATAAACCATGACCTTTTCATTGTCCTGAACAAAGGGACGTAATACGCCATCAAAAGCAGAGCCTGAGGTGCCTTTCGCTGAAGACAGCCGACAAACAGATCTTGCATGCGGTACAGCCAGCCAAACA from Fusarium fujikuroi IMI 58289 draft genome, chromosome FFUJ_chr04 harbors:
- a CDS encoding related to SKI3-antiviral protein — protein: MSGTKATLKAINDAIRQQKFEDAVSKAKELLEKDPKNYQAHIFLAFALDKKDRLDLAQETYRSATWLRPQEAQAWQGLIKLFEKQSNKKLADYHQAVVNLAQIYRDADDMYKCQDVVDKFVDFARVQGDETQYAEALSIQLPESPLYPILEGRFPHPAKTYETVAHILEKAEKHRINTLIGERRTKLGAKLTEVTLDAKREVYSQSKLEHIYRQLINWTNDDDLRRQYEEKLLQLCYDRLLVAPTGAEKDAERQKVLDLANGMVAIRYPYKLAWDISIEWQDKKEIREWDVDVLRAYCSFFPDSDLYKVITSYLTSPISPFPPEKPQEKAKAAQSESDESSDDDDGGVPTLVVPLTDEDRLIMITEGIITADSVLAYRLTGQYLLHLGEYESTVELMRKGSALLTQERKKTGLSFANAEDSYYLSLGTALVYYQSPRHHKEAKELFDKVLERDNTSTSALIGVGLIYEEEEEYDEAIEYLTRALERDQTNIRVKSEAAWVKALKGDWKTAKDELHECLEPLEKQGTASKELLGETQHRLGVCLWNIDTSKAARKQRKGECAYAYWLSALNNNLNYAPTYTYLGTYYADYAKDKGRSRRCFQKALELSYAEVVAAERLARSFADDGDWDRVELVARRVVDSGKVKPPPGSKRKGISWPFAALGVAELNKQDFHKAIVSFQAALRISPEDYHCWVGLGESYHSSGRHIAATKAILNAQRLEEETEADISGDTWFTKYMLANIKRELGEYDESIALYRSVIETHPEEEGVIIALLQTTVDNALSSVEKGLFGKAVQLATETIEYAKTTEGSVLETFNFWKAIADACSVFSSVQSRTRDMPFESISELLKKGSQDAYGIFASVDKVGTDVVFAKGLYADDEQPRVDLTRCIHATILCHKQGVQISSNDRHAQAVAYYNLGWAEYRAHVCLPSEIRKKSSSYVKAAVRSFKRAIELEAGNSEFWNALGVVTSEINPTVAQHAFARSLYLNERSPAAWTNLGTLALLSGDVELANEVFTRAQSTDPDYAHAWLGQGFVALLHGDAKEARGLFTHAMEIADASSVPTRRHYSSFLFDHILSSPPNEINVESLIQPLFALNQHQSLKSDDLAFGHLTTLFQERTRESSRAVDTLEKISSTVEADYESTESPQSLAKFALAKTDLARAYLASGSYEKAVECGELALGLSSEEAENELSSEQRKRARLSAHLTVGLAQYYNNQVDEAITYFESALEESTGNPDAVCLLAQVLWAQGAESSRERAREALFEVIEKHPEHVQSVLLLGVVALLDNDEDSLEAVVEELNGLRTNHKVTASEQSHIGEVLRVIATLGEGRTEGDMRTQVQTDIMLYPDLPHGWSALAQSTGDEYAAQMALKVATRGIPPKGLLEAQDLAKAYAGTSTAGDAQRAAFLAPWEQTGWTSLTAATESI